The following is a genomic window from Mustela lutreola isolate mMusLut2 chromosome 5, mMusLut2.pri, whole genome shotgun sequence.
tttatttttgtgttccatAAACTAGGTGAAACTGCGTCACTCGATTCAGTAAAATCGTTCTGGAATCCGATTCCAAAAATCCTGACAGGAACTCAGGTTTTAATAAATCATTGAGAATAAGAAACGCAGTAGGTTCTTGTCCTTCCAGAGATGCCAACACACCCCCGCCCCGCAACCATTGCCCTCACAATCCCCCTCACTGTCCGGCTTGCGCGTCAGACTACATTTCCCATAATCCTTTAGAGCCGATAAGGCGGTACTATGTTCTAAACTACAATTCCCACCATCCTTGGATcccaccatcttgtctcattttctgCGGTCGCTCCCCGTTTCCCATCTTCCCTTTCGGCTCCTACGCGCTGAGGAGCAAGGTCGTGAAGAGAGGAGGACGTCGGGGTTGCTGCCATTTGTACCGTCTCAGGTTCTGCGCTTTTCGCAGAACCTCCAACGGCGCTATGTTGGGACAGAGCGTCCGGAGGTTCACAACCTCTGTGGTCCGTAGGAGCCACTATGAGGAGGGCCCAGGGAAGGTTAGTGTGTAAGGGGCCCAGCTTCGTTGGGGGAGGGGGTACCTGGCTGCGACTAGCCGAACCCCAAGGCCTCCTGTGGACTGTGGAAAGGGAGGCGGGAACTGAAAATGTGAGCTGGGTTGTCGGGTAGCATTCCACTTTCCCCTGGAACCAGGCCAAAGCACAGGACTCTCGCTGCGCTCCGTCACAGTGGAAAAGAATGAGTAGGAAGAGCCGTAGACCCTACCTCGCCCTGGTGCTCTCCTCTGGGCCCTCCAGGAGCTGGAGGGTCCTTGAGGCCAGGGCTGCAGGTACTTGTGTGGCTTAAAGCTGAGCTAGAGGTCACCGGACTCGTAGTGAAGGTCATTGGAAACAATGAGGATGTGCGGCCTAGAGCTGTGGGTCCAGTCTTACCTAAGCACTTGACTAAATTAGAAGTATTAAACCTCTTTAGTTCAGGTTGGGTTGAACTTCAGGTGTAAATAGATTAAATCGAGTAATTAGAACTAAATACTCCAGTGATCGAGGCTTAGTAGTAAAGGGCTGAGAAAACGTGTACAGGGCAGGGGCTTCTTGGTTGTGAAAAAGTCAAAACTTCATAATGCAGTTAACATGGCCTGTGCCTTTACCAGGTGGCTAGTTTCTAGCAAATAGGAAACTAGAACAATgcattctatttataaaataactcccttgaagaaaaggatttttcgattttctaaaataaaatttagcactGTGTTACACCTAACCTACCAAGACCACAGCTTGGTGCTCAGTAAAGCCAGTTGCCGTATAGTGTTAAGTGTGACGAAGATCATGggatgtacaatatagtaatgtttaaaaagatgaggacgcctggatggctcagtggtttaaagcctctgccttcagctcaggtcatgatcccagggtcctgggatcaagccccacattgggctctctgctcagcagggagcctgctgccccccctctctctgcctacttgtgatctctgtcaaatatatgaataaaatctgtaaaaaaaaaaaaaaaaaaagatggcatgaTATAAGGCATACATAACctgattacatttaaaaaaaaaaatctagcatcaGATGATTTGAAGTTCTATTTTTGTTGCTTGCTCCCTTTCCCCAACAGAATTTGCCATTTTCAGTGGAAAACAAGTGGCGATTACTAGTTATGATGACTTTGTACTTTGGATCTGGATTTGCTGCACCTTTTTTAATAGTAAGACATCAACTGCTTAAGAAGTAAGGCTGTTTTAATTGATCCATCAAACAGGTAATTAATGGATTTCTAATCATCCCAAAGCAATGTTTTCccttatatttgtttcttactcccctccccacaaccccaaTCTCACACACAGTGTAGGGCTGATTGACGTGACATCGTGACATCGGTGGAGACGGGTTGATAAACCTATAAACAgatgtttctttctctcaaaaccaGTTTTTATTGGATACTACTGTTTGTCAGGCAGGCTTTATATTAATAATCTCATTTTGTTACCTATCAAGCCTGTGAGGTGGGTGGCTTAACCCAATCTCAGACATGAAGATGTTAAGTTGCCCAATACCTCATAGCTAGCAATGGTGGACCAGGATTTTTACCATCTTGTTCCAGAGTTCACACTTCTAACCACCTAAAGTTCTGGTTAGATGATCTTGAGGGCAATATATGCCGAAACCAGTCTTGTGTGTTGGAAAGTTAGTGGTTACTTTGTGTGAGaggaaaagatttatttcttttattattgattGTAATCAGAATTTTCCTCAAAGCGACATTATGGGCAGCTCTGTGCGCTGATTAAGATAAATTCCAAAAAATATCTTTGAGAAGAAAAGActtcatttgtcttcatttgtAAGGAAATTGATTTACCCAAGCGATCTACAATAGAAAGACTTTGGTGCATGTGATGAAGCAAATCAGTATGAATAAAGTCATGATACTGTAAACGCTTTCTGATGTACCAGTCATGAACTGATAAACAATACGTTAAtgaaactcatttctttttaatgactgacattttaatgcaaataattttttgtctttatttgcagatgtgGAAAGGAACATTTTAAGAGGTGCAGTCTCTTTGAAAAATGGATCAAACTCTTGAATTCAACATACTCAATATGTTTGTAAATAAACTTATAGCATGAATCCTTAATGCCTTGTCTCTGAAACATGGAATATAATAATTGtgcttacttttttatttgagaaatagtccAGGATTAGTTTCGTCAAAATATGTGTGTTATTTAgcctctttcttgtttttagattttaaggGTTTAATTTTTGATTACTAGGTCTGGACCttgttggtaatttttttaattaaaaaaggaagaagtgcaCTTTTAGTTTTCCTTACTTTAAAGCAGTAAAATTGGTTTTCATCATGAGGAAAACCAGTAGTGTATACACAGTGAAATCCAAGAGGTTATTTTTGTACTTCAGAACTGTGATCTAAAACAAAAATTTGGCCTTGATAAGTTTGCTGTTGACCAATACTGGTTTTGTTTAgactaaaataaaagaacatatgAAATGAAATGTAACAGCATCTAAGATGGAATATGGAAATATTCCTTTATTCTGGAATTTTAGTGGGATTGGACTAAAAGATGGCTCTGATTAGTAGTTGAATCAGTGAATCAAATTTATATTATGGATAGTGAAATGCTGCTAGCCACATAAAATGTAATGACTTCGTTCCTTGGGCTTTGAATTGGGGCAGAGAAAAGATAGTGGCTGAATGTTTTAGTCCTAGTTGGGTCATTTTTGGAATACCACTCTGGTATTAGAAGAATGCTGTAAAGTAGAGGTTGTAAACTGGTGGTGCGTTTGAGTACTGGCCTTTTTGTGATTAGGTGTGCTGTACTTCTtaaaccaatattttaaaaactagaatagTTACAAGGAAGTATGGATTCTTGAAAAATTGCTGTGGGTGGTTCTATATCCTTTCATAGAACAAAGCCACTGCCTAAATTAGTCCTCACCATAACGTTAGATGTCCTGTATAACCTTAATGTTAAACTGTTGATTTGCTGGAACCTTAAAGAACTTTCTTCCTCTAAGTTTATGTGACAGGGCCTATCTTGACACTCTTCAATAACCATGCAATAACTGCTTAAGTATGGATATATAATTAAATCTTTATGACTGGGCAGCTTATTCCCTGTACTtgcatttcattgttttttgttttgttgttttgttttgttgtttatccATTGATGAATTAGATATTATCCTGTGTTTATGCAAAATTAAGGCTTTCTGCCTTCGGGAAGGTGAAAACAGGAGTTCAGTGTTCATAAAATGATTTCAAATCCTTGGTTCAAATCTCTGCTATAAATTATAAACTtaactctcttcattttttttggaGGAAATGGGAATAGAACCTTGCGCATTGTTTTCAGATTCAGTAATCTAAAAACATTTTGGCTCCTGGCAAgtcttaaatgattttttttctgaaataaaatacatcacaAATGACATGTTACCATTAGCAGCAAGGTCTAGGTAGAAAATAACTGATTTATTAAATTTGTCTTCCTCAGTTAAGTATTTGAGGATTTTATATGAATGAGGAGAAAAAACCCTTTCCTCTCCTGGGAGAGGAGCACAGATTGCCCCATCATAAAAAGGTTTCAGCTAGCTGGGTCTTAGTGCATGAGTACAttgagtggcagaggcagaaactGTTCAGTTTCTGTATTTGGGTTCTCCAGATTAACAACCAACCAGATAAGTATATAGACAAGATTTGTTTTAAGGAATTAGCTCATGTGATTGTGGAGGTGAGACAGGTCCAAAATGTGATGGGGGTAGTGCTGAAGGCTGGAGAGCCAGGGAAGAATTGCTGTTCCATTCTCTGCCAAAGCTGTCTTGTTAGCAGAATTtcctctcggggcacctggctggctcagtactGTGtgaatgcaactcttgattttaggatTATAAAtttgagcccatgttgggtgtagagattacttaaaaaggaaatctttaaaagaaaaaaaaagtcctcttccAGGGAAGTTAGTCTTTTTCTGTTAAGGTCTTCAGCTGATTGCATGAGGGTAACCCACCTTATAGAGAATAATAAGCTTTACTGAAACTCCTTCAGTTTAAATGTTATCTCAAAAAAACCCTTACAGAAATACACAGGAAAAGGTTTGACCAAATATCGTAAGATTCAGTCAGGTTGACATTAAACTAACTGtgacagggatgtctgggtggctcagttggttaagcttctgcctttggctcaggtcatgatcccatggtcctgggctccagtcccaggttgggctccctgttcagcagggagcctgcttgtgctctttctctgacaagtggataaaatcttcttaaaaagtaaCCATGACAATTTCATACAAGCATGCAGCTTCATCTAGTGTAATATTTAATGTGTTGGgttgaatttttgaaaaaaatccagattCTCTTGGAAAATTTAAACTGGATGGACCTGTACATCCTGCTTGCAATTGAGCCAGTCCAAGTGAAGTACCTTACACAGATGGCTTCCTTGTTtacagaagacctgaatagattTTGGCAGGAGGCTAGAACTCaggatttgtttttaagaagaacCACGATTCTTCCATAATTAAGCTTTGACTGCcctgaaggaagggaaaataccCATATTTTGCTACAGAGGCAGAACTGATTAAAACTTGCCTGGATTCCAAGCCAGGCTTTGATCACGTATTCTCTTCTAGCAGGAGACTGTCTCCGTTCCTGTTGTATCAAGAGTATcgagttgtgaagattaaaagtGGAAGTAGATGTCAATTTAGGCAGTTTGTTAGGCTCCTAGTGTAGAGTACTTAAAAGTGAGGTGGAGGAAATAAAGTGGACATTGTTAAAACTGTTGAAGTTGATTCCAAAGCCATTCTGCATTACAGGTTGGTGCATTCAACTACATGAGCTATAGTTCTAAATGGGTCTCCAGCAGGTATTTCAACCTTACCATGTCCAGAAATGCCTGGATGCATATAGTAAGCTGTCAGCGTCAGTAAAATTCCAGCTCCTTAGCATGTCATTAGTCATTTCCCTGGAATTTTCAACCTTATCCTGAACGTAGAGCTCCAGCCAAGTCTTAGTTCACATGCCATGTTTTCTGTAAAGCTTTCTCCTGCTGATTCCTCCCCATTAGCTCGAACACATTACACGTAAGTCTAATACCTTATAACCAGCTTTATAATTACATCAGCGTGTAACTGATTTCCTTCCCTAGCTCATACCGGCATATGATCTGAGACCAGAAAGACTATTACTTATTCATGTATCCTGCATGTATAATTTAGTGAGTGGTCAATGGACATTTATCGAATGGAAGTCAAGAATGATAGAACTACTTAAAAAGAGCAAATTCCAGGCCTAATCTACACACCAAAATGGTATATATTACAGTGTTTTCtggataaaaataagtttttcccCAATACTTGCTGAGCTGATTTTTCCAACCAAATGTATATTGAAATAATCCAGTTACTGCAGTTTGTACCAAAATGTAATTGAACAACATCACCGCCCACACTGCTTAGTCCATCTATACAATGTGAGCAGTGCATCTAAGACAAGCTGATGAAAGTAAGTGTGTTGACTTAAATTCTAGCCATGAATCTTTCAGACCAGTATTTTGGGAATTAGGAAATGTATACTTTTACCTCACAATAAGTAGATCTGAGTGGACTTAAGGGTCTTCTACCTTACTCGGTCTGTTGTTCCTAATCTCTTTGTCACATGATGGCTGCCATAGTTCCAACCATCCCATACAGATTTTACAATATCCAACAAGAAAAATGCAGtttcaagttatttttaagagttaaaGATTGTCTAGAAACCCACCACTCACTGGATACAAGGGCCATGTATTCATTACTAACTACAACACTAGCAAGGGGAACGGCTGGCACCATAGTTACTAGATTTGAGCAGTTAAGACTTGCTCTGATGTCTTCTGTGTGAAGGATGGACACTGAAACACTTATGTTTTCTactaaaaagggaaaagaaagtggCTATTAGTGATTGAAAGAGTGCCTGCTGCAACTATTCTGTATAGTACAGGTTCCAACTTAGAATGTTTgacttaagtttttgttttgttttgttttgttgtggttgtGGAAAGTGATAGGAATTCAGTAGAAACTAGAATACTTtaagttttgaattttgatcttttggACTAGTGATAAGCAGTAGGATACTATCTTGTGATGTTGGGCAGCAGGAGTTAGCCACTATTCCCAATCAACCACACAATAAACTTATAAGGACCATACTGTTGTTCACTTCAGTACAATATTCATTAAACAACATGAGATATTATTCAacactattataaaaaaaattctttatgttaagatgattttgcccagtGTAGGCTAATGCCTACTGAGTGTGTTTGAAGTATGTGAGGCTCCCCTATGATGTTCAGTAGGTTAGATGtatgaaatgcattttttaatttaatgatattttatacttaatatgGGTGTATCAGGATGTAACCCCATCATAAGGAAGATCTGTATACTGAGAAAAGGACCCAAATGTCAAAATgtaataagctttttattttagtgtatcCAATAAGTAAAAGTCTTTATAGATTATAACCAGTTCAGGTCGTTAtagaagagaggagaaatagtattgtgggttattttttctatctcttttaagtagaaaataatttctctgtaGTAAATAGTGGAAGCTTTTACATGGTTTATACTCTGCCTCATCAAAACTTTTACaaaacttttggggcacctggatggttcaattggttaagcacctgtcttgggctcaggtcatgatctcacagtctcaggatctagtcccacattgggctgcctgctcagcagggagtctggtacTCCTTTTGACCCTCACCCATCTCAAGcagtctctccctcaaataaatagctaaaatccttaaaataaataaataaaacactgttggggtgcttgggtggctcagttggttaagcatcttccttcggctcaggtcatgatcctagggccctgggatcaagccccacattgggctttctgctcagtagggattccccccccacacccccgcatctcccctggcttgtgctcactctcaaataaataaaatctttaaggacaATTTTAATCCACTACGAAATATTTTGTTCTCCCAGCTACTGAAATTTTATGGATCAGAGGAACATAAAGCTACTCTCTATATGTTTAGCATTAAtacaattaagatttttttagtgAACATATAATCCAAATAATTTATAGTTGATTTTGGACGGGCTTAATTGAACTCTTATTTGATTATGGGTACGAGCTGTTCGGTCTTTCCCTAACCCAGTATAGTAGTCATTAGGGTTTTTGTAAGCATGCCAGTTCTATGTGCATGGCAGGATTGAACTCTGTCTCCTTTGCTTTGACAAATGAAAATAGCAGCAGAAGTGATCTGTTACTTCTTCATGGAAGCTTAAAAAAGACTGAACAATTCATCAAGTTCCCTTCCTCATGTTACAGGGAGAGAGCCTCCATTAGCCTGAGTTGCTGAGACCAGAGAGTGCAACCATTTGTCTAATGTATAGAATGTTGCATTATTTCAAGCCTCTGGGGTTAGGATTGTTCCCTACAGCAAAATTTGGCCTACCCTCAGTGTAATACTTTGTACTTCGTATGACCTTGAAAGctggctcactctttctctttctcaaataaataaataaataaataaatctttatgagGTGAATTGTATGTACAATTGCAAATATGGGTACTACACAAAAGCCTGACTAGGTTAGTAAGGAAAAATCTCTTTAGTACTTACCGTATGTGTTCCCATATGTGGACAGGAGCAAGAATGATGGAGGTAAATAGCTTTTGGCTTTCAAGTTGCCTTCTGAGCTACAATTTTGAGTAACTACCAGCTAGGCATTTCCATCTTATCTCTCATTCTAATGGACCTCGCTTACCCATTGGACATctatctttctaaaaattaatcTCTTCTTCCAGGTAGACACAGCATCATGCCAGAGCACATTTGTTCCCTAATTTAGTCATCATCATTTTACTTTGTACATTGGAAAACAGTACAACTCTGTAGTATTCCTGCACAATTATCTCAAATTTGAGTTTTTCAGATTATTCCTACTAAAATTCACTGTCCTCTCCCAGTTTCCCCAGATACGACAAAAGGCAGATACACAATAACTGATAGTGAATAATTCAGTATTTTAACAGGACTCTAGAGCaagctttttatgttttctttggtgGATTCCAAAACTTAGGACCATGCTTGGTAAATACTAAGTTTCAACATATATATTGAGAAAGGTGGAGGTAAGATGaacattaattgaatttaataacATTTCCCAAGTATATGAGGAGCTAGTCTAGGAAATTCTCTCCTGATGCCTACTGAGATGAGATGATCAGTTAAATATCTTAACCCTGATTTGCtctaattaatataaaaacttcCCATACATGATGTTCTAAGAGCTTTTCTCAGTGCAGTTCTACATATAGACTAGTGAGAAATCTCTATTCATGCTCTAGCTCTCATGCTAACTATCAAAATCCGTCGCACATTCCCCAGACAGTATATATTAAGCTGAACCATATAAAATTACCAATGTTTCACATTTTGACCCAGAAAATGGCAATTTCTGGTTGGTCAATGGTCATGGTTTCCCTCTTTAATTCCTGGACCTCTCATGGCATTTCTTCTCTCCATATATAAGAAGGAAGCCGTGGATTTTCCCCAAAACCAGAGATTAAATGGTTTGTCTGCATGCAGTATAGCAGAACTGAAACTGTTTAACTTGAGTATATTTTTTTATCCccgtaatataatatatatatatatatgttatatatgttatactaTCATTATTTCATTACCAATTAAAATAAACAGGATAATCTAGAATTCTCAAATGCTGCTTTTTCCTTAACAGTCTGAGCTCTCAGGGACATTGCTCCCAATTACAGtacaaaaaaatactttctcaTGCACACAGTAGTGATGTGATGTGGAAAGTGAACCGTCAAGAGAGATTTTTGGTGAAAAAAGGcaagttgttttttaaagcaagaggacaggacccatgggcagaaagagctgtgcTGTGATTGTGAGGAGTGAtagattatatacttttaaattggggggggggggtagagataaaggaagtttctaaaGGGATTTTCATAAGTTAAAAAGACTTCCAGGATCCTGGAGATCTGGctattgtcaagttaaggttgctTTTTGcctctagcaaagcattaacGTTAAGGCAATTGTGAGTTCCTTGAGGGATGTCTCAGGTGTCTCAGGTGTTTATCAATGGGCTGTAAatagtaaagaaatttaattttatctatatttcttttgccttttttctcctcATCAGTAGGATGAGTTTACAACAAGAATCTGGCTTGCAATTTTTTCCCTTATGGGATTTAATATAAATTGTCtgaaaaaaattctctgaattttagaaagagaattctaaatatttttgttgtcataggaaaaaagagggaaattccTCCTATGGACTGAATGTATGTGTCCTCCAAGAATTCATACGTTGAAAACTAATCCCCTGTGGGATGATATTTGCAGGTGGGGCCTATGGGAAGTGATTAGATCATGATATTGAAGTAGTCATGAATGGAGTTATTGCCCTTTTAAGAGacacccctaaaaaaaaaaaaaaaaagacacccctAAGAGCTCCCTCACTTCTTTCTGCTCTGTGAAGACACAAGAAGAAGACACTGATCTGTAtaaaccaggaagcaggctctcaccagacactgaatctgtcAGCACTTTGATATTGGAATTCCCAGTcaccaaaactgtgagaaataaacctCTGTTATTTATAAAACACCAGTGATACTCTGATATAGCAGCCTGAAGCGATTAAGACACCTTCTAAATCTAAATTCCCTTCATGTCCTCCCAAAACCCTTACTGATCAGCAGGGAAGATTAATACACCCACAATCTATGACTTTACTATAAGTTTGATAcagtgatttataagaaatgcaTATATTTGGTCATTTAGATGACCAAATTATGTTCCTCCTATATATTTAGTATTCATTCACAGTTCCTGGCTCACAGATCTCAAAACCCTGGAATTTCCTGAGATAAGAGAAATGGGAGCATCTTTTGCTATAATATTTGGTCTCTTGCCCTCCGTTCCCCAAAATGCTTCAGAGCCATGAAGGAAATGGGTGTGTTGTTATTCATTAGTCCCTTTCCATCACAACAGGATTTATGTTAAAGGAGGGAACTTTGGAAAGCACCTAAACATGCaggctggttgccaggagaaaCAACATTAAGTAAGAGGGTTGGAAATTTCTATCTCATTCCCTACcttgcagggagaggagagggctaGGAGTTGA
Proteins encoded in this region:
- the LOC131832432 gene encoding cytochrome c oxidase subunit 7C, mitochondrial → MLGQSVRRFTTSVVRRSHYEEGPGKNLPFSVENKWRLLVMMTLYFGSGFAAPFLIVRHQLLKK